Part of the Roseobacter litoralis Och 149 genome, GTGTAAAGCGATCCCGAGTGCTTTGCCCTGTGCGCCACAAATCCAAATATATGGGTGCTATCCACGACGTTCAGGACAGGGTTCCCAACCGTCTCGTCAAAGTCTCGTATGTTCCTTACGCCTGACGCGGGCGCATTGCTGCCCGCTTTGCCGCTTTCGTCATAGACGCCGGAGACATTGTCTATCGTAAGTATCGTCGACGCGAAAACGGATGTCGACGCACAGGCCGATATGGCAAGCGCCGCCGCGAAACTGAACTCTTTAAGCACTTAAATACCCTTCGTTATTTACCGAAACACCAGTGAGCCTGACTTTGACATACAGCTCAAATTGAAACAGTTGATTAAAATTCGGCAGGTATTTTTGTACTTTAAGGTACACAACGCGCGTCTGTGGGGGAGGTCCGTGATGCGCCTGAATGATTGCTTTGTCATCCGCATGGCACAGAATCACAAAAGGCGCCCCCTATTATGGCGACGCCTTCCGTGCTGGTTCTAAAACCGACGTTTAGGAAGCAGGGTTTGGTTTGCTTGCCGGGGCGGTTTTTGCGCCGGGGTTCAACGGATCGTCCTGGCGCTGGACAGAACCCTCAAAATGCGCACCGCTTTCGATTGCGATGGTTTTGTGGATAATGTCGCCTTCGACCCGTGCAGTCGACGTCAGGCGCACCTTCAGGCCGCGTACACGGCCAACGATACGGCCATTGATGACCACATCATCCGCAACCACTTCACCCTTGATTGTGGCGCTTTCGCCGATGGTCAGAAGATGGGCGCGAATGTCGCCTTCAACCGTGCCTTCCACCTGAATATCGCCGGTTGTCTTCATGTTTCCAGTCACGTGCAAATCCGCGGACAGCACAGACGCGGGTGGCTTGGCCTTTGGGGCCGCCGCCTTGAAGTCGGTTTGTTTCGGCGTCGCAGGAGCCGATGTCGCCGCAGCAGGCGCATCTGACTGAGTTGGTTTGCTTGCCGGTTCGTTCATTTTGCTTTTAGAAAACATCTTGTGCAGCCTTGATAAAGATCATTGGGTTTACAGCCTTACCGCCGACACGCACCTCATAGTGCAGATGTACGCCGGTTACCCGTCCGGATGCTCCCATATCACCAATATGATCGCCACGCGAGACCCTTTGCCCTACTTTGACGCGAATTTTTGACAAATGCGCATAGCGGGTCTCAATCCCGAACTCATGTTGTATTTTAATAAGACGTCCATAGCCCGATGACCAGCCCGCCTCAGTTACGACGCCATCGGCGGTCGCATGCAGATCGGTGCCCAGCGATGCGGCGAAATCGACACCTTTGTGCATCCGCCGTCCCCCGGTTTTCGGATCGCGCCGAAACCCATAATCGCTGGTAAACCGGAAAGCCTGTTTGACCGGCAATGCAAAGGGCGCTTTTTCGGCGGCAATCCGGTAAAGGTTCAGCGTGTCCATATGCCCAAGCAGACGGTTCGCCCGCTCCATATCCGCGCTGGGTTCTTCGCCTCGGCTTGAAAAGGAGAGGGGGGTCAGGGGGCCACCCTGGCCGGAATAGCCGCGACGGATTTGATCCAGAATGCGTTCCGTCGGCAGACCCGCCTCGCGAAACATCTTGTCCAGTGGCGCAACGGAGATCGTCATGGCCTCTTCGAGCTGGCGGAAAATCTGGTCGTTGTCTTCTTTCATCAGCGCGATCTCAAGCGCCAGACGGTCGGCCTGTTCCAGCGCAACCTGCGCGTCTTCGACAACCTCGTCGCGCTCCTCAGCAGTCCGGGCCAGCGCGTCGGCAAGGATATCAACCGGAGCAGAGTTCCCGATTTGCGCCATCATCGTGCGCTTGTCACCGTCCTGCGTGTCAAGGTCCCTGAGTGCCGCAAGGTTCGTGCGGGCGACTTCGCGTTCCTTCATTGTCCGCCGCAGATTGCTCTGAATGACTTCAATGCCCGTTTCCAGTTCGTGTCGCCGTGTCTCGGAGAGCAACAACTCGGACTGCATGGTAGATATCTGTTCAAGCGCGGCATTGAAGCGATGTTGCGCAGCCAGCGCTTCTGCGGCGCGGCGGTCTCGCTGTTCGGCCAGATCATTCAGGCGCGTCTGATAGGTTGTTTGATCGCGTTTCGCCTGCTCGCGGAAATTTCCCGCCCCGATGCTATTCATGAAGAGCATCGATGTCACCACGATGGACCAGCCGACCACAATCGCAACGCCACCTACCGCAACCAGCTGTGTCCCCGGACGCAGTCTCACAAAGCGCGTATCGGTGTCTGATTTCAGAAACACACGGCGCTCCGGAAAAAGCCGTTCCAGAAAACCGTGAATGCTGATCCCCAGACGTGTCCGCACTAAAAGCCTCGTGTGTTGCCCTGTCTCTGCGGTCGAGCGCAGAGTTTCGCCTCGTGATTAGACAGTGGGATTCAAAGGGGCAACCCTCTTTGCAATATCGCGCACCACTTAAAGTTGAATTGTGGTAATTGGGCAAAAAACCGCCTGTTTACGGCGGTTTCACGCGCTAAACCTTCGCTGTAAGCGGCCAGTAAAAGTCCGGAGGTATCCCGGCTTCGGCGCGTTTCTCTTCGTTGAAGGGCGGTTTCAGGGGGCCGTGAAAATACTGACGCACCAATTCGTGAAAGCGCTCTTTCGGGTCTTCATCGTTGCGGCCACATAGAAAGTGAAACCACTTTGAGCCATAGGCGACATGGGCCACTTCCTCGCTGTAGATCAATTCCAGCGCTTCGACTGCGTTCTTTGCCTTGGCGCGGCGGAAAACCTCGATCATGCCGGGGGTGACATCAAGGCCGCGCGCTTCAAGCACCATCGGCACCACCGCAAGGCGGCCCATGAAATCATCAACCGTATCTTCTGCCGCACGCCACATTCCAGCATGTGCAGGCAAAGCGCCGTAATGGCTGCCGAAGTCTTCAAGGCAGTCGCACATCAGGTTGAAGTGTTTGGATTCCTCGTCAGCCGCCTTTACCCAATCGTCATAAAACCCCATCGGCATTTTCACATGCGCAAACCGCGCAATGATGTCCCAATGCAGATCAACCGCATTGAGCTCAATGTGGGCAACAGCATGTAACAGCGCGATACGGCCTTCGGGTGACCCCGGTTTGCGGTGGGGCACATCGCGCGGGCTCAGCAACTCCGGGCTTTGTGGTCGCGCCGGATGCATGGGCGGGTCGGCCCTGCCAATTTCAGGCGTCTCGCCTGCGTCGCGCGCGGTCTGCCATTCCTTGGCGAGCTTGCGCGACAGGGCTGTCTT contains:
- a CDS encoding bactofilin family protein, giving the protein MFSKSKMNEPASKPTQSDAPAAATSAPATPKQTDFKAAAPKAKPPASVLSADLHVTGNMKTTGDIQVEGTVEGDIRAHLLTIGESATIKGEVVADDVVINGRIVGRVRGLKVRLTSTARVEGDIIHKTIAIESGAHFEGSVQRQDDPLNPGAKTAPASKPNPAS
- a CDS encoding M23 family metallopeptidase is translated as MRTRLGISIHGFLERLFPERRVFLKSDTDTRFVRLRPGTQLVAVGGVAIVVGWSIVVTSMLFMNSIGAGNFREQAKRDQTTYQTRLNDLAEQRDRRAAEALAAQHRFNAALEQISTMQSELLLSETRRHELETGIEVIQSNLRRTMKEREVARTNLAALRDLDTQDGDKRTMMAQIGNSAPVDILADALARTAEERDEVVEDAQVALEQADRLALEIALMKEDNDQIFRQLEEAMTISVAPLDKMFREAGLPTERILDQIRRGYSGQGGPLTPLSFSSRGEEPSADMERANRLLGHMDTLNLYRIAAEKAPFALPVKQAFRFTSDYGFRRDPKTGGRRMHKGVDFAASLGTDLHATADGVVTEAGWSSGYGRLIKIQHEFGIETRYAHLSKIRVKVGQRVSRGDHIGDMGASGRVTGVHLHYEVRVGGKAVNPMIFIKAAQDVF
- a CDS encoding ferritin-like domain-containing protein; this translates as MIPLAQMAEAVLRTADGREKTALSRKLAKEWQTARDAGETPEIGRADPPMHPARPQSPELLSPRDVPHRKPGSPEGRIALLHAVAHIELNAVDLHWDIIARFAHVKMPMGFYDDWVKAADEESKHFNLMCDCLEDFGSHYGALPAHAGMWRAAEDTVDDFMGRLAVVPMVLEARGLDVTPGMIEVFRRAKAKNAVEALELIYSEEVAHVAYGSKWFHFLCGRNDEDPKERFHELVRQYFHGPLKPPFNEEKRAEAGIPPDFYWPLTAKV